The Chroicocephalus ridibundus chromosome 20, bChrRid1.1, whole genome shotgun sequence genome has a window encoding:
- the KCTD20 gene encoding BTB/POZ domain-containing protein KCTD20 isoform X1, with protein MSRHSSLRKRNQLLTSRRPSMNVNCAGGTDWSRNPESSCSVENRSVAVHESEESNVVLGGHSPAAVPRTEALDSECRHAACPVTPQITSMLSAPEDTHNCHFQDGSKRQSEYFNTQERHGCCALSSSINSQTVAPEKVTLVVDGTRFAVNPQIFTAHPDTMLGRMFGPGREYNFTRPNEKGEYEIAEGISSAVFRTVLDYYKTGIINCPDGISIPDLRDTCDYLCINFDFNTIKCQDLSALLHELSNDGAHKQFDSYLEELILPIMVDSARKGERECHIVVLTDEDTVDWDEDHPPPMGEEYSQILYSSKLYRFFKYIENRDVAKAVLKERGLKNIRIGIEGYPTCKEKVKRRPGGRSEVIYNYVQRPFIQMSWEKEEGKSRHVDFQCVRSKSLTNLVTVGDDVSEDHEVVMHHPPQVDELDRLNAPFSQMAVNDLPD; from the exons ATGAGCCGCCA CTCTTCTCTTAGGAAACGCAACCAACTCCTGACGTCACGGAGGCCCAGCATGAATGTTAACTGTGCTGGTGGGACAGACTGGTCAAGAAATCCAGAGTCCAGTTGCTCTGTGGAAAACAGAAGTGTAGCAGTCCATGAGTCAGAAGAAAGTAATGTGGTGCTAGGAGGtcacagccctgctgcagttCCCAGGACTGAGG CTTTAGATTCTGAATGCCGACACGCCGCTTGTCCAGTAACTCCCCAGATCACTAGCATGTTGTCTGCTCCTGAAGACACACACAACTGTCATTTCCAAGATGGAAGTAAGAGACAGTCAGAGTATTTTAATACCCAGGAACGCCATGGATGCTGCGCTCTGTCTTCAAGCATCAATTCACAAACAGTGGCTCCAGAGAAAGTGACGCTTGTGGTAGATGGCACTCGCTTTGCAGTGAATCCACAGATTTTCACAGCTCATCCTGATACTATGCTGGGAAG AATGTTTGGACCAGGAAGAGAATATAATTTCACCAGGCCAAATGAAAAGGGAGAATACGAAATTGCGGAAGGAATTAGCTCGGCTGTGTTCCGGACTGTGCTG GATTATTACAAAACCGGAATCATTAACTGCCCTGATGGGATTTCCATCCCAGACCTTCGAGACACATGTGATTACCTCTGCATAAACTTTGATTTCAACACAATCAAATGTCAAGATTTAA GCGCTCTGTTACATGAGCTCTCCAATGACGGTGCTCACAAGCAGTTTGACAGCTACCTGGAGGAGCTGATTCTGCCTATAATGGTGGATAGCGCAAGGAAAGGGGAACGTGAATGCCATATCGTCGTGCTGACGGATGAAGACACTGTGGACTGGGATGAAGATCATCCACCTCCGATGGGAGAGGAGTACTCGCAAA TCCTTTACAGTTCCAAGCTGTACAGATTCTTCAAGTACATTGAGAACCGCGATGTTGCAAAAGCTGTATTAAAGGAGCGGGGCCTGAAAAATATTCGCATTGGCATTGAAG GATATCCCACCTGTAAAGAGAAGGTGAAGAGGAGGCCCGGTGGCCGGTCAGAAGTGATATACAACTATGTTCAACGGCCGTTCATCCAGATGTcatgggaaaaggaagaaggcaaAAGCCGTCACGTTGATTTCCAGTGTGTTCGGAGCAAATCTCTAACAAACCTAGTCACTGTGGGTGATGACGTTTCAGAGGACCATGAGGTTGTAATGCATCACCCCCCACAAGTAGATGAACTCGACAGGCTAAACGCGCCCTTCTCCCAGATGGCTGTTAACGATCTACCAGATTAG
- the KCTD20 gene encoding BTB/POZ domain-containing protein KCTD20 isoform X2, with protein sequence MNVNCAGGTDWSRNPESSCSVENRSVAVHESEESNVVLGGHSPAAVPRTEALDSECRHAACPVTPQITSMLSAPEDTHNCHFQDGSKRQSEYFNTQERHGCCALSSSINSQTVAPEKVTLVVDGTRFAVNPQIFTAHPDTMLGRMFGPGREYNFTRPNEKGEYEIAEGISSAVFRTVLDYYKTGIINCPDGISIPDLRDTCDYLCINFDFNTIKCQDLSALLHELSNDGAHKQFDSYLEELILPIMVDSARKGERECHIVVLTDEDTVDWDEDHPPPMGEEYSQILYSSKLYRFFKYIENRDVAKAVLKERGLKNIRIGIEGYPTCKEKVKRRPGGRSEVIYNYVQRPFIQMSWEKEEGKSRHVDFQCVRSKSLTNLVTVGDDVSEDHEVVMHHPPQVDELDRLNAPFSQMAVNDLPD encoded by the exons ATGAATGTTAACTGTGCTGGTGGGACAGACTGGTCAAGAAATCCAGAGTCCAGTTGCTCTGTGGAAAACAGAAGTGTAGCAGTCCATGAGTCAGAAGAAAGTAATGTGGTGCTAGGAGGtcacagccctgctgcagttCCCAGGACTGAGG CTTTAGATTCTGAATGCCGACACGCCGCTTGTCCAGTAACTCCCCAGATCACTAGCATGTTGTCTGCTCCTGAAGACACACACAACTGTCATTTCCAAGATGGAAGTAAGAGACAGTCAGAGTATTTTAATACCCAGGAACGCCATGGATGCTGCGCTCTGTCTTCAAGCATCAATTCACAAACAGTGGCTCCAGAGAAAGTGACGCTTGTGGTAGATGGCACTCGCTTTGCAGTGAATCCACAGATTTTCACAGCTCATCCTGATACTATGCTGGGAAG AATGTTTGGACCAGGAAGAGAATATAATTTCACCAGGCCAAATGAAAAGGGAGAATACGAAATTGCGGAAGGAATTAGCTCGGCTGTGTTCCGGACTGTGCTG GATTATTACAAAACCGGAATCATTAACTGCCCTGATGGGATTTCCATCCCAGACCTTCGAGACACATGTGATTACCTCTGCATAAACTTTGATTTCAACACAATCAAATGTCAAGATTTAA GCGCTCTGTTACATGAGCTCTCCAATGACGGTGCTCACAAGCAGTTTGACAGCTACCTGGAGGAGCTGATTCTGCCTATAATGGTGGATAGCGCAAGGAAAGGGGAACGTGAATGCCATATCGTCGTGCTGACGGATGAAGACACTGTGGACTGGGATGAAGATCATCCACCTCCGATGGGAGAGGAGTACTCGCAAA TCCTTTACAGTTCCAAGCTGTACAGATTCTTCAAGTACATTGAGAACCGCGATGTTGCAAAAGCTGTATTAAAGGAGCGGGGCCTGAAAAATATTCGCATTGGCATTGAAG GATATCCCACCTGTAAAGAGAAGGTGAAGAGGAGGCCCGGTGGCCGGTCAGAAGTGATATACAACTATGTTCAACGGCCGTTCATCCAGATGTcatgggaaaaggaagaaggcaaAAGCCGTCACGTTGATTTCCAGTGTGTTCGGAGCAAATCTCTAACAAACCTAGTCACTGTGGGTGATGACGTTTCAGAGGACCATGAGGTTGTAATGCATCACCCCCCACAAGTAGATGAACTCGACAGGCTAAACGCGCCCTTCTCCCAGATGGCTGTTAACGATCTACCAGATTAG